The Primulina huaijiensis isolate GDHJ02 chromosome 10, ASM1229523v2, whole genome shotgun sequence region TGCAGGTTTTCTTCGTCTCGTTCTTTCCACCTTGAATGCTTCAACACAAATTTTGTGTCACATTGTGCACAATGGAAGTACACTGCCACGATCACCGTCTTTCTATTTCCTCAAGTTTTCACCTGGCCGTTCTTTAATACTGGTGAATAAAAACACGCACGACTTGTGTGCATAACAGATTgtgttctttttaaaaaaaattgttatgaaAGTATCAAAAACTTATTATAGAACTtgtcttttaaaataattttttttgttaattgagGAGAAAGCAAAATTAACTTTCAAGGTTTTTTAATAAGATtgatgttaaatgatattacaTAGTAATGATAGATGACAAATTATTGGAGTATGATGTTTTTGAAAACACATTTTTATGTATAAAGAATAATTATACCAAAAGCGCTTTAGAGAGGTCTCATTAGCGACATGTCAACTAGATTTTGCTAAGATGTTCTtgcttaataaataatatgtacTATAGAAAGATTCACTATGAACATCACTTCGTAAAACTGCAAAAACAGTCTCGTTAGCCATGTTATTATGCAGGCAATTCGAAAACACAAGTTTGTCGACATTCTGGATAATCCGGGGTCTGCCGATCTCAGTGCATATGTCGATTTCGCTGCCATTAGGCATTCTGCAGAAGGCATTTCAGGTTTTCAACATTCTTTTCTCACATCTTACTCCTAACTATGGTGCTGCTTcagttaaataatttaaaaaattcatatgcCCCCAAGTATTTTTGATATTTGGATCCACTCTCTCCCAACTCCATAAGTGATTCTCAATGTCGTATGCACTGATGCAGGCGTATCCGTCCATGGACCAATGACTCAGTCGCAGTTTCTTGGTTCACTTGGGATAAATTTTCGAGTGGAATCATTGTTAGATAACTGCAACGAAGAACAAGCCGAATCTTTGAGAACGGGTTATTGGCGTCTGGTTGGTGAAGGTGAAGCTCCATTTTGGGAGGGCCCTGATGAAAATATTCCTATTGGGATGGGTTCCCGGTACTTAGCCATGACTATAGTTAACAAGAAGCATGGCATTCCAGTTCCATTTCAATAAAAACAAGACGAGTTGATTGATTCTATATTTCATCTATATGTACAAATTCTTTATGCATGCTTTATTGGCTTTTGATTCTTAAGAGTTTTTTGGGTTTCAATTTGGCATATTTTCTTGGCCTGCTTTTGTCGGGTGCAATTACCCCAATGAATAAAAACCCTTTTGGAATAAAGAGGATATACGAATTGATTTGGATTCGAATctaatttccataattttatcaTTGGCTTGATGAGTCTGTTTGTCATGTTTGACTTGATCTAATTTGTCAAAATCTTGCATTCAAAGATTAAATTATATtgcttgaattttattgaaacaAAGTAATTATCTTAACCAACACATGACCAAAAAatgcatagaaaaaaaaaacacaaggaAAGAGTAAGGATTGTTGGTTGTTTGAAAAATACTACGAAAATCAAAACTATAATTTGGAAATTCTAATACATGCCTTAAAGAAATCGTTGTCGATATCAAAATCCTGTGTAAGCGATTAGTTTCCGATACCTTTTGCTGGTACCAAAGCTGAGGTTccaaaatctttttaaatttttttttttataatcacaCTTTGTTACAAATTGACTTAAAAAACCAtggaatttttttatcattagttTATGGTGTGAATTGCATTGTACCCCCCTTGTGTTGTCACTTAAGAGAACATAACCCCCTGTGTAATATTTATTGTATTGTTAGCCCCTATGTTTTTAAACTAGATGCACACTTTGTCCTGTAATATTTATTTGCCAAATTACTAAAACGGCCATGcgaaattttgaagaaaaatggagAATTGCCAATTACAACCATAACTGACTTTAATCAGATGAAGAAGTAAATGACTTATTTAAAAGATTGATATAACTAAATCTCATCGAGTTGTTAGACTCTAAGCGTTCACATGAAGCAGATCGTGTAGGGGATCCACTATATTGCCCTTACCACAGGGTTTTGGTCGTGAAGCAGATCATGTAGGGGATACCACTTGTTAactgatcctaacaagtggtatcaaaaCGGTTAAATCTTGTTTTTCAATAATTTATGTATACTTTTAATTCCATCAAAGATATTGTGACCactcttaaattaattaaaatcatacaaaTCACTAggatattgaattttttatgcaaaaaatatttatttttcataattattcaTCTCCATGTATTACCAAAACAATAATGGGCACAAAAGTGACACATTTGTTCAAACTTTCTAACAAATTCTGCCACAATGTGGTCTCCCTGTTTCAGCATCATAAACTCTCTAGTCAGTTGGGAGCAGACATCATCCTTTcagatatattaatttatatgtttttttcttacTTATCCTCTGATCTTAAAACCTCGTTTGAAGGATGCTTGGTGTTAGTGGAATTGTTATGGATACATGCTGTTTTGTTAGTGGAATTGTTACAGACTCTCTTTTTTCGATGTTTGTAATTAGTTTATTCATTCATTTTGAGAACAATTATATAAGTCTCGTATgataattgatatatttttgtatattattttgCTCATGCTCAACGAtcgacttttttttttgggcaaatattttaattaattataaaaatatataaaatattttataatatctaACATTAGTCAAAATATgcataaattttacattttcattaaTATGGATAATTTTGTACGTGCAtatatttcaacaaaatatgCATAAATCTGTTCaagcatttttttaaatttttttctaaaaaatatcgAACTGCTTAGACAAATTGTTTCAACCTAAGCGATATTGATTTTTCCAACGATATTTATAgacactaattttataaaaattgggATAGTGGGTGATCGATTAGACCGTTCTAAGCGGCATCACTGCTCATGCTAATGAACTCCATAGAAATAAACCTACGAGAGGCTTCATGTTCGCAGATCCAAGATGTAAAaattggtatatatatatatttttttgatttccTATTCTTAGGGGGAGAGGCCTCGATTTTGGAATCTATTACAAGAAGAAAGGTGAGCTTTACCAACGGGGCAAACAGCCCAAGCTCGTAAAAATTGGTATATTAAAGTTATAAATATGTGTTAAGTGTAATTTGGGCAAAAACAGTGTACACTCAATTCACGCGCGTGACAAAACAAGCACCACCATAGGGACGGATATGCACCTAGTTTAAAAACACAAGGGTTATCTGCTCCATTAATAATACAAGGGGTGAATTACATGGGGTAAAATGTAATTCACCCCTTATTTGGGGCCGTGGGCCTGGAGGAACAAAATAAAACGACAATTTTAATGGGCTATTAACAAGACATGAGCCCGGCCCATATTCATACGACTATAAGGCGATTTTGACTTGTCGTGATCACTTTCCTTGATACCTACGGAGAAAAGAGAGAGAAAGGGCATGGGTTCCGTCGTATCTTACCTTATGGGAGGATCGGCTGCGGAGGCCGCGTCTACCTCCGCGGAATCATCGGAGACATCTCGCGTTAACGCCTTTCACTCGTCGCAGCGCTGGAAACTCCACTACGACTCCGCGAAGCAGTTGAATAAATtggtctctctctctctctctctctctcaaccTAATTCTCAGTTTCGCATACTTTTAAATTGTTCTCCGAAAGGattttgttcaattttttttctcaactctCGTTCTTGGTTCCCGATCTATCGTTCAGTATATATCGAGCACCGACGCGGCTTAAAATTTTCCGATCTGAGTAATTTTGTTTTGTAATCGTTTCTTGTGTTTAATTGTTTATGATCAGATGGTGGTGGATTTTTCGGCGTCGTGGTGTGGGCCTTGCAAATTCATCGAGCCTGTGTTCCACGAGATGTCCGCCAAATACACTGACGTCGACTTTGTCAAGATTGACGTCGACGAGCTCTCCGTAcgccattttttttatttcttcccATCCTTTTTTCTTAATTCAACGATCATATTGACATTTGtcgaataatatatattttcgtGCTTATGAGTTTTTTCGATTTAGTCCTCATTTGTTTCTCGTTTGCAGAAATTATCTCTAAACTTACAGAATTCGATCTTGTAAAATCCGAGACATTGGTGAAATTCTAGAAACTTGAGGCTAGTTTTTTCACAAATTGGTTGAATTTCCTACCTAATTGCATTTCCTTCAAATTTTCCTTTTCCATCAGGGCAAGTAGATAAAAAATACCCATCGCATGCTCCAATCCGTTAGTTTAATGCCGAAAACTTTATCACGGTCAAATTTAGGGACATTGAATTTGGGTTATTACAGGATGTGGCTCGGGAGTTCGGGGTGCAGGCTATGCCAACATTTGTGTTGCTAAAACAAGGAAAGGAGGTGGACAGGATCATGGGAGCCAAGAAAGATGAGCTGGATAACAAAATCCGAAAGCACAGGGAAGCCCCTAAATTCGCTGCTTGATTTGTAAAATCTGTGTTTTGGTGGAATAAATGTGTCATCTAAAGATTAGGATTCAATGCAAATTGGTTTTCTTTcagatattatttattaagataTGTGCCAAAAGATAAAATCTGTGCCAAAGACTTACTTCTTGTcttaatgtttatttttattttaaattaaaatttgctgccattttttttattgtgctTCATTCTAAGCCAAACATATTCAAACTTCCAAACATATTCAAACTTCACTAACGAAAATACACAAGAATATTGGTGGAATGATTAGACGATGTAAGATGAGATTATTATTACATATGGGtgataaaaattgataaataatcttttgatttttcaataattaataatttttttaaaaaatatagatttttaaaagtcaatcaatttttttttataaaaagtttGTATTGATTCGATCCATGTATAGATTCAAGCTATGTGTAGagtgagaaaaatattttaaacattttttttataaaataagttaGACATGAAAtctctgtttcacaaaattaaatattaaaatgattTCATAAAAAGTTTCGCTCCTTTGACTTTTTGTAATGGTTACGCAATCAGCCACGAGTTTAGGCAGAAATGATCTCAGATCTTTAAACGTAAGCCATAAATTTTCAACAACGGTCACATGCTTTAACAAGTTTATATCATAGTGTTGACATGTCAAATTCTCGGTTGTAtttgttttttcaaaatatCTACGACGACGAGGAGGAGTTTGAAACCTTAGTATATAGATCATTGTGTGCCCAGGGTCGAACATAGTAACAGCTCCCCTTCCTACGTCTGAGGACTAGGCAAAAATAAAAGTATCAAGAAAACTTGTAATGTGCGCTCAGTAAAATAGATTTGCTTGAGTTCCACTATTCCCCTGTAAAAGTTTAAAGAATCAGAAAGGAGCCAGACATGAATATTCCAACTTTGTCCATGTAAGAAATGCTCCTGCCAAAGCAGCCTTCAGTTCTCCAACAATTGCGTATACGGCGTTAAGATAGTTTTCTAGATTTTTTTTCACCCGATTTCTTCCTTCAAATTAGAATCCatcactatatatatatgttgccATTATATCCCTCCAGAGCTAGAACAAATAAGCTGACACTTAACTTTTCACTCGATCAATGCCCCCATATTAGCTATTGCTAGGTTTCCGATGCTCGTTCCAGCTACATATCCTCCTCACCAAGCGTTCTGGAACAAAAATTAAAGCACATAAATCTATatctatctatatctatatctatatacctATAAAAGTATGTATAATCTATATTGTTTTCCGATTGTgtatatctatatatctatctatctatctacaAAAGTATGTATAATCTATATTGTTTTCCGATTGTGTATAGACTAAAATACCCTTCTTGCAAATTTGAACTTCAACTAAACCAAAGATTTATTATAATGTAATGACACAAGTTATTTACAATATTTATGATAATGTAATGATACAAATAATAGCCCATAAATACCTCATcattactaataattataattaattgacATGACCAATTCTGTTTTCTACCCCAGCTTCCGGAAATAACCTACCATCAATAATATCTCTATCATTGTAATgtaaatatacaaataataggacatcaataaaataaatttgaacaaaataaaattattattattgtaatgtaaatataataataataggaCATCAATACCTCATCATTACtactaattaaattacatttagTGCCTTATAATTCACCATTATAAAACATTCTTACCATGAAATACTCCACACTGGATTGGTTTGAAAGGTTTGAAATGGGAAGATTCAGTATCTGTCTGCAAGCCAAGAATATTATATCTTTGTCTCAATGAAATTGCACTGCTGCAATCAGAAAGCTTGCCAGGAGTTGCATCAATATCCGAGCTTTCGTTACTTAGTGAAGTAATCTGTTCCTCTATTTTACCGTTACGGTTGGCTCTCTCCTCATCATGTATATATGATCTCCTGTTTCTCTACATAATTTCTAATGGCACACAAATTTGAAGGAAGATCTTCATAAATGACCTACATCATTTGAAATTACTTTAAAGACGATTCTTCTCGTATTGGTCAGCCTTCCTGAAAAAATTAGTTGTGCAAAAAATCCTACATAAGTATGTTCTGTTGCAGCAGAACTGGTGGCAGGGGTGGAGGTACACAAAGTGGAAGCACCGGTGGTTGGGGTAGTGGTGGTGGCAGTGAAACCGCTGACTAAATATACTCACTCAGATTTGGTACAAGGTAACAGCATGCACTTTCATTTGTTGATGTTCAACTTATTCACGTTAAGATATTGAAAATATCCTCTTCAAATTGCCATATAGGTATGCTTTTTGCTTAAATTATTGAAACAAAACgagtataattatttaataggTGAAACCACTCACccggaaaaggaaaaaaagattTGGTCATAGATTTTTTCGATAACGATGAtcgaacaaaaaaattttttagatACATTTGTCTGATTaaatagaaaaattaaaatacccCTTTTCCTATATGAAACATGCTGCCCATATTTTTTTGTAACGGCCATCTATTTGTTGACCATGAATGATTTGTCTATGTTATGTGgagattattttttatgtaaatttaaaataaaaacttttaatAGGAAACTGcttgagaaaaaaaaagttttggCGGTCTGTTAATACATCTACCAATACGAtgcatatattttgattttaataatatttttatgacagAAATTATGAAATTAAGTAAAGTCGTGTAATTGAATGGGAGTTTCGcttaatttgatttaatgttttaGTTATCTACCTATTGTTAATCATTTTGTACTcctaaacaaatttttaaaggGTGCAACATTGCGACTGAAATACTGCAATGAAAATTAATGCATATCCGTATCATAATCATGTGACTGAAATAATCCTACGAATTGATCTaactattttataaattatgttATAATGTGAAATAACATCTAATATTAACCTTTTATtataaatcaaaaaaatttaaatgataaaacaaaaaaactttttatattttttcaaatctcAAATATCCCTAAACTCGAACTCTCGAATGTGGAATTCGAAGAAAAGGGAGAGATTGTACTCAAGTGATACTTTTTAGGGGACCGATATGGAGCCGACGTATAAGTATATATAGCATGTATGatcttttattttgaattaaacaattttattttattttttacttaatTACGATATACTTCCTTCTTATAActaaaaaacaagaaatttggGATAATTGGTTATGTGATCACAATGATAGAACATTATGACCAACATATCTAGCCGGGAATTAGATATTCATGCAGATGCAAATATGTGCAGAAAATGGAATGGGGATTTCAGGCCTTGTTCAAGCGAGAAGAGGAAAATGGCAAATCAAATAGGAACCAAGGCACATTTAAATACCATTCTACTGAACACTTATGGCAAAAAACTTCGTCTTAACATTAGCAAATGAAGAAGTAAAGCATGTCGCTGTCCATgtaacactacaagaaaaatcggttttaacaacacatcaaagNTTATAGAACATCAATTTTGGGCTGAGATCCATACATAACGGCATAAATATatgtgaaaaataatttaaactatttttgtagaaaaatattaataaagagtCCCACAATTTTGGATCTTGAATATGGTTTATTTTCAATTCCAGGATCATACTTATCAGTTTGTTGATGTAATTGGTAGAAAAACATCAACATCTTATTCCAAGAGGTATTTCTTATCTCTTGATTGCTTAGTTCAAATCCTTTTATGTCATTCCATGTGTATTATTATGTTTAATTCATTTATACTTAATATGATAGAGTATATTATTGAAAGTTCTTACCATGAATCTTCATCCATCTTTTTCCAAGCAGTATGTTGTTTGGCGTGACGGCTGGATTAGAAACACAACAACTTCTTCACCATAAAGTGCGATATGAAGGTGAAACGTCTTTAAAAGTTTATTTGTTTTATCGATACAATCTATGCTTGTATCCTATGATAATTGCCTAAACTTCATACGATTTAAAGATGAGGTGAAAAAGAATAGCTCAGAGAGTTCACGGAAAAAATATAAGACCTTCTCAGTTCAAGAGCGTCGACAATATATTGATAAAGTTTGGAAAATCGGAAGAAAAGAAAAGCTATTGATTTCCATCCTACCACATCTCAAAAAGCGCACAAACAAAATTGTGATGGGTTGCTCAAGGCTTTACGAAATCTAGGTATCTATTAAcgtcaaatttcaaatttttatcaataatatattaaatatatatttgttctttaacacgtatattttatatattttttttattattgtggTTAGATGGATCAACACATGAGTCGACATTGCTTCACCCACATGAGCTACATCCGATGcatatatgttgttattgtggTGCTAAGAAATTTCAATTTGAGCCTCCAACTTTTTGTTGCGATAATGGCAAGATAAAGCTTGTAGCCACAGAAGTGCCACCTGATATGCTCCATTTATTCACTGACTATGAATCAACAGAAGCTATGCATTTTCGGAAAAATGTGTGAGCTTACAATAGTATCTTCTCATTCACTTCATTGGGTGTTAAGATTGATAAAGAACTAGCATCTTCGAGCCGAGGAGTTTACACTTTTAGAGCCTTAGGACAAATATTTCACAACCTTCCGTCTTTAGTGCCTAATGAAGGGGGACCTTCTCATTTTCAATTATATTTCTGGGATATTGACAATGAACTACATAATAGAATGAATATAATGGACATCACCCAGATTAATGAAGATACTATGAAAGTCTTGATGAAAGTTATGGGAAATAACCCTTACGCGGAATTGTTGTGGAGGATAAATGATATTCATTGTATCGACAAAATAAATCTACATATTCGTCAAAATGCGGGGCTCGATCAACATTGTTATGATTCACCAACAGCTGACCAAGTTGCAGTAATTCGGATTGAATAAAACAGTCCTAATATACCATATGATAGAGATATTGTTATCCATGGACATAATGATGCATATCATAGAATTAAACATTATTTCGGATGTTATGATCCATTACAATATCCACTTCTTTTTCCACTAGAGAAAATGGTTGGCACCAAAATATTCCGAAATACACGACCGGTTCAAGTATATGTGGCAACAAACAAACTTTCACAGGAGAAACTAATTTTTCGTCCATTGAAGATATGCTTAACCAGGAACAACAAGgtactttttttaattttttctgcaTTCCTGTGTGTAATCTATATTTCCTAAGCTTATTGATACCATTAATATATGTTTGTGCACCAATCtataattaaaactaattaaaCCAAAAAATTTACTTATATGTTATTTGTGCAATTAATCATTTTaacaattattaaattaaataaaaaagtactgacgttgaatttgaatttaaatgttTACACCACATTGCATGTGTTGCTTGCACAATTTAccatttgatataaaaaaaatttaatagtttttttttattctaatgatgttttatttttatcttcatATTATCATAGGTATCAATAAACAAAGCAATAAAATGGTGTCCTGTCGAGAATATTATTGTTATAAGTTACAAATGAGAGATCAATTGACATCAGTTCTTCTATATGCGGGTAGATTGTTCCAACAGTACATAGTAGATATGTATATAAAGCTTGAAACGACTAGGTTGGACTATTATCGAAGAAATCAGGCTGAGATGAGAGCTGAATTTTATCAAGGCATAGTAGACAACATTATTAGAGGTGAAACTAGAGGCACTGAAGTTGGCCAAATAATTGTACTACCATCATCTTTCATCGGAGGCCCAAGGGATATGCGACGTAGATATCTTGATGCGATGGCATTAGTGAGAACATTTGGTAAACCAGATCTCTTCATTACAATGACTTGTAATCCAGAATGGAAAGAGATAAAGGATAACCTTAAAGAAGGACAAAAAGCTCAGGACAGACCAGACTTAACGTCAAGGGTGTTTCGAGCAAAATTACATGATTTGAAAACTCAGATAATCAAAAAAGATCTATTTGGAAAAGTCGCTGCATATGTCTATGTAATTGAGTTCCAAAAAAGGGGATTGCCTCATGTTCACATGTTGGTCATACTAAAACCTacctacaaaataaataatcctGATCAGTTTGATTATTATGTATCTGCGGAACTTCCTAACAAAGATACACATCCTCAGCTATATGTTTTGGTTGTAAAACATATGATATATGGTCCTTGTGGagatatgaataaaaaaaattcgtgcATGGTTAATGGACAGTGTAAAAGTCATTATCCAAGGCTATTTTGTCAAACTACAACACAAGGAAAAGATGGATATCCAATATATAGAAGAAGAAACAATGGCCAAACAATAGATGTGAGAAGAGCAAAGCTTAATACCCAATGGGTGGTTCCTCATAATCCTTACCTCCTGTTAAGGTATGATTGTCACATTAATGTGGAAGTTTGCTCTGGATTGACAGCTGTGAAATATctatacaaatatatttataaaggACATGATAAAGTGGCAGTACATATTGCTCATGATGATGGAGAAAACGTAATAGATGAGATTAAAAACTTTCAAGATGCAAGATGGGTGTCAGCACAAGAAGCTCTTTGGAGGATATTTGAGTTTGACCTCAATGAGATATCCCCAGCAGTGATTAATTTGCCACTGCACTTGCCAAATAAACAATGTGTCACCTTTTGGAAGAATCAAAGTTTGACAAATGTTCTACAGTGGGAGCATGTCTCCAAAACAATGCTAACAGAATTTTTTCAGATGTGCGCAACAAATGATAGAGCAAAATCTCTTTTATATAGTGAGTTTCCAGAATATTATGTGTGGGATAAAAAGAACaagttttggcaagaaaggaaaaaagGGAAGGTCATTGGTCGTGTAAATGGAGCTAATCCCATGGAAGGTGAAAGATATTATTTAAGACTGTTACTTAATCATGTTAGAGGTCCAACTTCATTTGACAATCTGTTAACAATCGACGGGAATATTTGCTTTACTTTCAAAGAGGCTGCACAAAGAAGAGGACTGCTTGAATCGGATAAAAGCATTTTTGAGTGTTTAAATGAGGCCATTAGCTTCCAAAT contains the following coding sequences:
- the LOC140986398 gene encoding thioredoxin H2 — translated: MGSVVSYLMGGSAAEAASTSAESSETSRVNAFHSSQRWKLHYDSAKQLNKLMVVDFSASWCGPCKFIEPVFHEMSAKYTDVDFVKIDVDELSDVAREFGVQAMPTFVLLKQGKEVDRIMGAKKDELDNKIRKHREAPKFAA